A genomic window from Fusarium oxysporum Fo47 chromosome X, complete sequence includes:
- a CDS encoding uncharacterized protein (expressed protein) — MDVFGTVITSGTLILQFLGACADFDDAARRLQAEFDWDLRALEAVQTYFQQRASQSANNELAPKDAALLDRTATYLEDLVSKVQRSLGKIERKGFVGKVVNRGLWIARQADLKEMQQEVHNWTTRFHVRVLGLPEELRTVIPVANESEAPAVIKANDKLRNFVQTATSIKQARAKEMWLENSDKVTSEIVSWGSASFLPLPLDGEQLILSSREIPPDVMDGTKIFEDLKSDLGMLAAALNCLDPAVDLRLLKVEYYLYHAKSRQFLFVHKAPRPTIAMLKLQDAVDCDCFPNTKSPLNERLKIAVQLAEAILFLHSAGFVHKNVTSPSVTMLEWSDSPSQNVASGPNLQNAYLMGFDLIRDIEARTYQEGAIEETHSDPNWVWNFGIYQHPDRLVGAKSLRYTKTHDIYSLGVLLLEIGLWQPLKAALQRLDKGKSTSWADDLLKIVPKLASRVGRRYQEVVAWCLALDGKSIVKEDDFVNHVLKPLEEIVNSIS; from the coding sequence ATGGACGTGTTCGGCACTGTAATCACATCAGGCACTCTTATCCTCCAATTCCTAGGTGCCTGCGCCGATTTCGATGATGCAGCCCGGAGACTACAAGCTGAATTCGACTGGGATCTCCGAGCTTTAGAAGCAGTTCAAACCTACTTTCAACAAAGAGCCTCCCAATCAGCCAACAACGAGCTGGCCCCCAAGGATGCGGCGTTGTTGGATCGAACTGCGACCTATTTAGAGGACCTTGTTAGCAAAGTGCAGCGAAGTCTGGGTAAAATCGAGCGCAAGGGCTTTGTTGGCAAAGTTGTCAACCGAGGGCTGTGGATAGCGAGACAAGCTGATTTGAAGGAGATGCAACAAGAAGTTCACAATTGGACAACACGCTTCCACGTTCGCGTGCTTGGGCTCCCTGAAGAACTACGAACTGTTATTCCAGTCGCCAACGAGTCAGAAGCCCCGGCTGTCATAAAAGCTAACGACAAACTTCGCAACTTTGTTCAAACTGCCACCAGTATCAAACAGGCACGAGCTAAGGAAATGTGGCTAGAAAACTCAGACAAAGTCACATCTGAGATCGTTAGCTGGGGAAGTGCTTCATTTTTGCCGCTTCCACTCGATGGAGAACAGCTTATCCTCTCCAGCCGCGAAATCCCACCAGATGTAATGGATGGCACGAAGATATTCGAAGACCTTAAATCAGACTTAGGCATGCTAGCTGCAGCCCTTAACTGCTTGGATCCAGCTGTCGACCTTCGGCTTCTGAAAGTGGAATATTATCTCTACCACGCTAAAAGCAGACAGTTCCTCTTTGTTCACAAGGCGCCTCGCCCGACTATTGCCATGCTGAAGCTGCAAGACGCTGTCGACTGCGACTGTTTTCCCAATACCAAAAGCCCTCTGAACGAGCGATTGAAGATCGCTGTACAGCTTGCCGAAGCAATTTTGTTTCTTCACTCCGCCGGATTTGTTCACAAAAATGTTACATCCCCTAGTGTCACTATGCTCGAGTGGTCAGATTCGCCTTCGCAGAATGTGGCAAGCGGACCAAACCTGCAAAACGCCTATCTCATGGGCTTCGACTTGATTCGCGACATAGAAGCGAGAACCTACCAGGAAGGTGCAATTGAAGAGACACACAGTGACCCGAACTGGGTGTGGAACTTTGGTATCTACCAGCATCCTGATCGGCTGGTAGGTGCGAAGAGTTTAAGATATACCAAGACGCATGATATCTATAGTCTTGGTGTGCTGCTACTAGAGATAGGCTTATGGCAACCGCTTAAAGCTGCGTTACAACGGTTGGACAAAGGAAAATCGACTAGTTGGGCGGACGATCTCTTGAAGATTGTGCCAAAACTAGCATCAAGGGTTGGCCGGAGATATCAAGAGGTTGTTGCATGGTGTCTCGCTTTAGACGGCAAGTCTATTGTGAAAGAGGATGATTTCGTTAACCATGTCTTGAAACCATTGGAAGAAATTGTAAATAGTATATCATGA
- a CDS encoding kinase-like domain-containing protein, protein MTSYPNQKRSPYVLGEHCGTGQSPVNRVWKVASPKDESNPPFAQKTITLENDLVPTEEVRSAFLQEVKVLRHAEHQHIVEFVEAFALGDPPNKLALVMRFASNGSMADYLGNKLKYPEAHWFSCLLSAVDYIHGMGIRHRDIKPANILVDGNKAVRLADFGISRMGIGITLSTSVPEWARGRTKTFCAPEVENGSSRGRSADIFSLGAVFLKMVTAYSRHLISELATALKYSEGPSFTIRIAEVHKFMAKLSSEPPSNWKPWQMKIVSMCMRMLQEDRDDRPTSGELFGEITSLQDEGLL, encoded by the coding sequence ATGACTAGCTACCCAAACCAAAAGCGGTCTCCGTATGTACTAGGCGAACATTGCGGAACTGGCCAGTCACCTGTGAATCGCGTCTGGAAGGTGGCGTCGCCCAAGGATGAGTCTAATCCACCCTTCGCCCAAAAGACCATTACACTAGAGAACGATCTTGTACCAACAGAGGAAGTGAGAAGCGCATTCTTGCAAGAAGTGAAAGTGCTTCGCCATGCTGAGCATCAGCATATCGTTGAGTTCGTCGAGGCATTTGCACTGGGTGATCCACCCAACAAGTTGGCGCTTGTGATGAGATTTGCATCAAATGGAAGCATGGCGGATTATTTGGGAAACAAACTGAAATATCCTGAAGCACATTGGTTCAGTTGCTTGCTCTCTGCCGTTGATTATATCCATGGAATGGGAATTCGCCACCGTGATATCAAGCCCGCCAACATCTTGGTAGACGGAAACAAGGCGGTGCGATTGGCCGACTTTGGCATATCAAGAATGGGTATTGGGATAACACTATCAACATCTGTGCCCGAGTGGGCTCGAGGTCGAACAAAGACCTTTTGTGCTCCTGAAGTTGAGAATGGAAGCAGTCGTGGCAGGTCTGCGGATATCTTTTCACTGGGCGCGGTTTTCCTCAAAATGGTCACAGCATACTCTAGACATCTTATTTCGGAGCTAGCGACCGCATTGAAATATAGTGAGGGACCATCGTTCACTATACGGATTGCAGAGGTTCACAAATTCATGGCCAAGTTATCATCTGAACCACCTTCTAATTGGAAGCCTTGGCAGATGAAAATTGTCTCCATGTGTATGAGGATGTTGCAAGAGGACCGCGATGATCGCCCAACGAGTGGAGAGTTATTTGGAGAAATCACCTCTCTGCAGGATGAAGGATTGCTT
- a CDS encoding 4ank: A designed ankyrin repeat protein with four identical consensus repeats: MKDQNGQTPLYFAVKKGCPAAVEEILRQQGNPDVKDKHGRTPLHFAAGCGSLEIVDLLLPHSVDDVAEDNGIINARDKENGWTPLHFAVRGKRDGGNYAEVTKALLDAGADPMKRDKHAGPPLS; encoded by the coding sequence atgaaggacCAGAATGGACAGACTCCGCTATACTTTGCAGTTAAAAAGGGCTGCCCAGCAGCCGTGGAAGAAATCCTTCGTCAGCAAGGAAACCCAGATGTGAAAGACAAACACGGACGAACACCACTTCATTTCGCGGCCGGATGTGGTTCATTAGAGATTGTTGACCTTCTGTTACCACATTCAGTggacgatgttgcagaggacAATGGGATCATCAATGCACGGGACAAAGAAAACGGATGGACACCTTTGCATTTTGCAGTCAGAGGGAAACGGGATGGCGGAAATTATGCAGAAGTCACTAAAGCACTGCTTGATGCTGGTGCAGACCCCATGAAGAGGGATAAACATGCCGGGCCACCGCTCTCT
- a CDS encoding kinase-like domain-containing protein yields the protein PEQFHPEFISLLTLAQYLKVDLWPITWDEELDQIGAGATGDVRQSLPLVDVESQFAFKRFSVDRSTHQNRDLPPSFTSSTFRDETTLFRSLLSELLILSQPEIKQHPHIVDIGGIAFDIESVDHNHFDVWPVLIILKARYGSLRNFMSKREVNLSSKLDFCVQLGSALITMHSNNIIHGDIKPDNILVFCNDDKICLKVTDFSYSCLGRTEDDLVKLPSSEAWQAPEYHGRAMRIADAKLMDLYSFGMVCLWILF from the exons CCAGAACAATTTCATCCCGAATTTATATCTCTGCTTACTCTTGCTCAGTATCTGAAAGTTGATCTATGGCCCATTACGTGGGATGAGGAGTTAGATCAAATAGGCGCTGGGGCCACCGGCGACGTCCGACAGTCTCTACCCTTAGTGGATGTAGAATCACAGTTTGCGTTCAAACGTTTCTCTGTGGATCGTTCAACTCACCAGAACCGCGACTTGCCGCCGTCTTTTACTTCATCAACATTTCGAGACGAAACCACCCTCTTCAGGTCTTTACTTTCTGAGTTACTAATACTCAGTCAGCCAGAGATCAAACAACATCCTCATATTGTCGATATTGGGGGCATTGCATTCGACATTGAAAGCGTCGATCATAACCACTTTGATGTATGGCCAGTgcttattattttaaaagcACGTTACGGAAGTCTCAGGAATTTCATGAGTAAAAGAGAGGTGAATCTGTCGAGTAAATTGGACTTCTGTGTCCAGTTGGGAAGCGCTCTGATTACTATGCACTCAAACA ACATCATCCATGGCGATATCAAGCCTGATAACATCTTGGTTTTTTGCAATGACGACAAGATATGCTTGAAAGTTACAGATTTCAGTTACTCCTGCTTGGGCAGGACAGAGGATGACTTAGTAAAATTGCCGAGTTCGGAGGCATGGCAAGCGCCGGAGTATCACGGCCGTGCGATGAGAATAGCAGACGCAAAGTTGATGGATCTGTATTCCTTTGGCATGGTTTGCCTATGGATACTATTT